One Capsicum annuum cultivar UCD-10X-F1 chromosome 2, UCD10Xv1.1, whole genome shotgun sequence genomic window carries:
- the LOC107856246 gene encoding probable RNA-binding protein ARP1 isoform X4: MTMSNINQHHTINMGDTTLTKVFVGGLAWETPKEAMREHFDKYGDILEAVIISDKLTGRSKGYGFVTFKDAESAKKACEDATPIINGRRANCNLASHGARRSRPSPSITPPPPQQGPNVVGPRAYSASPASHVQWYYPARAPQAAAPAPASPFHHQHHHQSLPFYGVPRSGNDGWQHIDANVPVLSLSSSVPDNGPSSPYVLSNSCWPNCCSPGPYVKAHNSSSYCSLFGCGVGTIMTKRMVAKSN, encoded by the exons ATGACGATGAGCAATATTAACCAGCATCACACCATCAATATGGGGGATACGACGCTGACAAAGGTGTTTGTGGGAGGACTGGCATGGGAAACTCCCAAGGAAGCCATGAGAGAGCACTTTGACAAGTATGGTGACATCTTGGAAGCTGTCATCATCTCCGATAAGCTCACCGGCAGATCCAAGGGCTATGGCTTT GTGACCTTTAAGGACGCAGAATCAGCCAAAAAGGCATGTGAGGATGCCACCCCTATAATCAACGGCCGCCGAGCCAACTGTAACCTGGCGTCCCACGGCGCACGTCGTTCTAGGCCCTCTCCCTCTATCACTCCCCCTCCTCCTCAACAAG GACCCAATGTGGTAGGACCAAGGGCTTATTCAGCATCACCTGCAAGTCACGTGCAGTGGTACTATCCTGCTAGGGCACCCCAAGCTGCAGCTCCAGCTCCAGCTTCACCCTTTCACCATCAGCACCATCATCAGTCTCTTCCTTTCTATGG TGTACCCAGGTCAGGCAATGATGGGTGGCAACACATTGATGCCAATGTACCCGTATTATCACTTTCATCATCAGTCCCAGACAATGGGCCTTCCAGCCCATATGTACTCTCCAACAGCTGCTGGCCCAATTGCTGCAGTCCCGGCCCTTATGTCAAAGCCCACAACAGTTCCAGCTACTGCAG TTTGTTTGGCTGTGGAGTAGGTACAATTATGACCAAAAGGATGGTGGCAAAAAGCAATTAG
- the LOC107856246 gene encoding probable RNA-binding protein ARP1 isoform X3 — MTMSNINQHHTINMGDTTLTKVFVGGLAWETPKEAMREHFDKYGDILEAVIISDKLTGRSKGYGFVTFKDAESAKKACEDATPIINGRRANCNLASHGARRSRPSPSITPPPPQQGPNVVGPRAYSASPASHVQWYYPARAPQAAAPAPASPFHHQHHHQSLPFYGVPRSGNDGWQHIDANVPVLSLSSSVPDNGPSSPYVLSNSCWPNCCSPGPYVKAHNSSSYCRYNYDQKDGGKKQLEWGKVVIFCSGSSNFQFHLFFSL; from the exons ATGACGATGAGCAATATTAACCAGCATCACACCATCAATATGGGGGATACGACGCTGACAAAGGTGTTTGTGGGAGGACTGGCATGGGAAACTCCCAAGGAAGCCATGAGAGAGCACTTTGACAAGTATGGTGACATCTTGGAAGCTGTCATCATCTCCGATAAGCTCACCGGCAGATCCAAGGGCTATGGCTTT GTGACCTTTAAGGACGCAGAATCAGCCAAAAAGGCATGTGAGGATGCCACCCCTATAATCAACGGCCGCCGAGCCAACTGTAACCTGGCGTCCCACGGCGCACGTCGTTCTAGGCCCTCTCCCTCTATCACTCCCCCTCCTCCTCAACAAG GACCCAATGTGGTAGGACCAAGGGCTTATTCAGCATCACCTGCAAGTCACGTGCAGTGGTACTATCCTGCTAGGGCACCCCAAGCTGCAGCTCCAGCTCCAGCTTCACCCTTTCACCATCAGCACCATCATCAGTCTCTTCCTTTCTATGG TGTACCCAGGTCAGGCAATGATGGGTGGCAACACATTGATGCCAATGTACCCGTATTATCACTTTCATCATCAGTCCCAGACAATGGGCCTTCCAGCCCATATGTACTCTCCAACAGCTGCTGGCCCAATTGCTGCAGTCCCGGCCCTTATGTCAAAGCCCACAACAGTTCCAGCTACTGCAG GTACAATTATGACCAAAAGGATGGTGGCAAAAAGCAATTAGAATGGGGAAAGGTGGTGATATTCTGCAGTGGTTCTTCTAATTTCCAATTTcatttattcttttctttgtaa
- the LOC107856246 gene encoding probable RNA-binding protein ARP1 isoform X2 produces the protein MTMSNINQHHTINMGDTTLTKVFVGGLAWETPKEAMREHFDKYGDILEAVIISDKLTGRSKGYGFVTFKDAESAKKACEDATPIINGRRANCNLASHGARRSRPSPSITPPPPQQGPNVVGPRAYSASPASHVQWYYPARAPQAAAPAPASPFHHQHHHQSLPFYGYSPAYIATNMNYNHRLSYTGGAYMNENFSPVYPGQAMMGGNTLMPMYPYYHFHHQSQTMGLPAHMYSPTAAGPIAAVPALMSKPTTVPATAVCLAVE, from the exons ATGACGATGAGCAATATTAACCAGCATCACACCATCAATATGGGGGATACGACGCTGACAAAGGTGTTTGTGGGAGGACTGGCATGGGAAACTCCCAAGGAAGCCATGAGAGAGCACTTTGACAAGTATGGTGACATCTTGGAAGCTGTCATCATCTCCGATAAGCTCACCGGCAGATCCAAGGGCTATGGCTTT GTGACCTTTAAGGACGCAGAATCAGCCAAAAAGGCATGTGAGGATGCCACCCCTATAATCAACGGCCGCCGAGCCAACTGTAACCTGGCGTCCCACGGCGCACGTCGTTCTAGGCCCTCTCCCTCTATCACTCCCCCTCCTCCTCAACAAG GACCCAATGTGGTAGGACCAAGGGCTTATTCAGCATCACCTGCAAGTCACGTGCAGTGGTACTATCCTGCTAGGGCACCCCAAGCTGCAGCTCCAGCTCCAGCTTCACCCTTTCACCATCAGCACCATCATCAGTCTCTTCCTTTCTATGG GTATTCTCCAGCTTATATTGCCACAAACATGAATTACAATCAC AGGCTAAGCTACACCGGTGGGGCTTACATGAATGAAAATTTTTCTCCAGTGTACCCAGGTCAGGCAATGATGGGTGGCAACACATTGATGCCAATGTACCCGTATTATCACTTTCATCATCAGTCCCAGACAATGGGCCTTCCAGCCCATATGTACTCTCCAACAGCTGCTGGCCCAATTGCTGCAGTCCCGGCCCTTATGTCAAAGCCCACAACAGTTCCAGCTACTGCAG TTTGTTTGGCTGTGGAGTAG
- the LOC107856246 gene encoding probable RNA-binding protein ARP1 isoform X1 translates to MTMSNINQHHTINMGDTTLTKVFVGGLAWETPKEAMREHFDKYGDILEAVIISDKLTGRSKGYGFVTFKDAESAKKACEDATPIINGRRANCNLASHGARRSRPSPSITPPPPQQGPNVVGPRAYSASPASHVQWYYPARAPQAAAPAPASPFHHQHHHQSLPFYGYSPAYIATNMNYNHRLSYTGGAYMNENFSPVYPGQAMMGGNTLMPMYPYYHFHHQSQTMGLPAHMYSPTAAGPIAAVPALMSKPTTVPATAGTIMTKRMVAKSN, encoded by the exons ATGACGATGAGCAATATTAACCAGCATCACACCATCAATATGGGGGATACGACGCTGACAAAGGTGTTTGTGGGAGGACTGGCATGGGAAACTCCCAAGGAAGCCATGAGAGAGCACTTTGACAAGTATGGTGACATCTTGGAAGCTGTCATCATCTCCGATAAGCTCACCGGCAGATCCAAGGGCTATGGCTTT GTGACCTTTAAGGACGCAGAATCAGCCAAAAAGGCATGTGAGGATGCCACCCCTATAATCAACGGCCGCCGAGCCAACTGTAACCTGGCGTCCCACGGCGCACGTCGTTCTAGGCCCTCTCCCTCTATCACTCCCCCTCCTCCTCAACAAG GACCCAATGTGGTAGGACCAAGGGCTTATTCAGCATCACCTGCAAGTCACGTGCAGTGGTACTATCCTGCTAGGGCACCCCAAGCTGCAGCTCCAGCTCCAGCTTCACCCTTTCACCATCAGCACCATCATCAGTCTCTTCCTTTCTATGG GTATTCTCCAGCTTATATTGCCACAAACATGAATTACAATCAC AGGCTAAGCTACACCGGTGGGGCTTACATGAATGAAAATTTTTCTCCAGTGTACCCAGGTCAGGCAATGATGGGTGGCAACACATTGATGCCAATGTACCCGTATTATCACTTTCATCATCAGTCCCAGACAATGGGCCTTCCAGCCCATATGTACTCTCCAACAGCTGCTGGCCCAATTGCTGCAGTCCCGGCCCTTATGTCAAAGCCCACAACAGTTCCAGCTACTGCAG GTACAATTATGACCAAAAGGATGGTGGCAAAAAGCAATTAG